One window of Paenibacillus sp. FSL K6-3182 genomic DNA carries:
- a CDS encoding LysR family transcriptional regulator yields the protein MDLKELITFRTIIQEGNFTKAATKLNYAQSTITNQVQRLEKEMGIQLFKRGWDAELTASGQIFAVEIDKLIQHWNQVTEQAKALQREEIGSLRIGGLASIFEHVLPSSLQQFQELKPKVACHFVSGNTDSLSRAVLQNQLDFAICGEPTDFSSFSFEPLYNESISFIVANNHPLAERNGIISFEELLNYQMIVGGNTCLYYLRLAKQYSHYTETPFLYTVNQISAIPSFVQRIPSVGAVLDSTALPTNVVKIHVELKDSAIPVGLLQLRNTEYNSSSKNLFMQYVKENSPQMIIS from the coding sequence ATGGACTTAAAGGAATTAATTACGTTTCGAACCATTATTCAAGAAGGAAACTTCACCAAAGCGGCCACGAAATTGAATTACGCGCAGTCTACGATTACTAATCAAGTCCAGCGGCTGGAGAAGGAAATGGGCATCCAGCTATTTAAGCGAGGATGGGATGCAGAGTTAACCGCTTCTGGACAAATTTTTGCCGTCGAAATTGACAAGCTCATTCAACACTGGAACCAAGTAACTGAGCAAGCGAAAGCTTTGCAAAGAGAGGAGATTGGCTCCCTGCGCATCGGAGGGCTAGCATCGATATTCGAGCATGTGCTGCCCAGCTCTCTGCAGCAATTCCAGGAACTTAAACCAAAAGTAGCATGTCACTTTGTCAGTGGGAACACCGACTCCTTGTCACGAGCGGTACTCCAGAACCAACTGGACTTTGCCATATGCGGAGAGCCTACCGATTTTTCTTCATTTAGCTTTGAGCCACTATATAATGAGAGTATTTCCTTCATTGTAGCGAACAACCATCCCTTGGCTGAAAGAAACGGAATAATATCCTTTGAAGAACTGCTTAACTATCAAATGATCGTTGGAGGAAATACCTGCTTGTATTATCTGCGGTTAGCTAAGCAATATTCCCATTACACCGAAACCCCTTTTTTATATACGGTGAATCAAATTTCGGCTATTCCTTCATTCGTTCAGAGAATACCTTCCGTTGGAGCCGTTCTAGATTCAACAGCGTTACCCACGAATGTTGTGAAAATTCACGTTGAACTGAAGGATTCAGCCATTCCAGTCGGTTTGCTGCAATTACGTAACACGGAGTATAATTCATCATCCAAAAATCTTTTCATGCAATATGTAAAAGAGAATTCCCCTCAAATGATAATATCTTAA
- a CDS encoding proline dehydrogenase family protein yields the protein MHHRSDLEKQFTAALKSIARRPDLKSYVEQTPQLNQMLRRAAARYVTGEARQDGVEAASELSAKGYAVSLEYIGENTADVAECEAAVTEMMTLIHEARQNELSARVSFDLSHIGLSLDTDLAYSNLMNLAGQAQKAGVELFISMEESSKTDRILSIFERAASIYPNVGITLQAHLKRTPQDLAAISSPSRIRIVKGAYQESSEYSLPRSPALNNRYVELAQSALRQGHRVSIATHDESIIEQLLNQGVGSSSNAEFEMLYGIRPDLSSKLKAAGHPIRIYLTYGHEWYLYLCHRIAEYPPNLFQAVIDTVSHEGLQPVQSYE from the coding sequence ATGCATCACAGATCAGACTTAGAAAAACAATTTACAGCTGCGCTCAAATCTATCGCTCGTCGTCCTGACCTAAAGTCATATGTGGAGCAAACGCCACAGCTTAACCAAATGCTGCGACGTGCAGCTGCGCGGTATGTAACCGGTGAAGCAAGGCAAGATGGAGTTGAAGCAGCAAGCGAGCTTTCCGCCAAAGGATACGCGGTATCACTCGAGTATATCGGCGAGAATACAGCTGATGTCGCTGAATGTGAGGCAGCAGTTACAGAAATGATGACGCTCATCCATGAAGCTCGGCAAAATGAGCTCTCCGCACGAGTATCATTTGATCTATCACATATCGGGCTCTCGCTGGATACGGATCTTGCTTATTCGAATCTTATGAATTTAGCTGGGCAGGCGCAGAAAGCTGGCGTTGAACTATTCATTAGTATGGAAGAGTCCTCGAAGACGGACAGAATACTGTCTATATTTGAGCGAGCTGCTTCTATTTATCCGAATGTCGGCATTACGTTACAGGCGCATTTGAAAAGAACTCCGCAGGATTTGGCAGCTATATCCTCACCTAGCCGTATCCGCATCGTCAAAGGCGCGTATCAAGAATCCAGTGAATACTCGTTACCTCGTTCTCCAGCGCTAAATAATCGTTATGTTGAACTTGCCCAGAGCGCGCTCCGCCAAGGACATCGTGTATCGATCGCTACCCATGATGAGTCCATTATTGAACAACTTCTTAATCAAGGAGTGGGATCAAGCTCTAATGCTGAGTTTGAAATGCTGTATGGCATTCGTCCAGATTTGAGCAGCAAGCTGAAAGCAGCAGGACATCCGATAAGGATTTATCTTACTTATGGACATGAATGGTATTTGTACTTGTGCCATCGCATTGCGGAGTACCCGCCCAATCTTTTTCAAGCTGTTATAGATACGGTAAGTCATGAGGGACTCCAGCCTGTGCAGTCGTATGAGTGA
- a CDS encoding AraC family transcriptional regulator, which yields MSTVTFYREDSLPFLEAKRCMRSDLAYQKHFHEEYSIGLIDEGETSAWCDGTLLQVEAGRVISFPPKMMHACHPLDDMEWQYKMLFIKPEWFKGLNHTELGQLDIPYLLEEGKNNACRLQINRTMEALISKGTPLEIETALIELVQALVSQNTEDLEHESQRKQDQKYVKLIKEYLHAHFDENVTLEQLENEAGISRFHLVRLFKKWSHLPPHAYQILLRINHAKLELTKQRPISEIAAEVGFYDQSHFSKAFVKIVGATPQKYALSI from the coding sequence ATGTCAACTGTGACCTTTTACCGCGAGGATTCGCTGCCTTTTTTGGAAGCAAAGCGATGTATGAGGAGCGATCTTGCCTATCAAAAGCATTTTCATGAGGAATATTCGATTGGACTTATAGATGAGGGTGAAACGAGCGCATGGTGCGATGGAACGCTGCTTCAGGTTGAAGCGGGAAGAGTCATTAGTTTTCCGCCAAAAATGATGCATGCTTGTCATCCTCTTGATGATATGGAGTGGCAGTACAAGATGCTTTTCATCAAGCCCGAATGGTTTAAAGGCCTTAATCATACAGAGCTTGGCCAGCTTGATATCCCGTACTTGCTGGAAGAGGGTAAAAATAATGCTTGTCGATTGCAAATAAACCGGACGATGGAGGCACTTATTAGCAAAGGTACTCCGCTTGAGATCGAAACGGCTTTAATTGAGCTGGTACAAGCACTCGTTAGTCAGAATACGGAAGATCTTGAACATGAATCACAGCGTAAACAGGATCAAAAGTACGTCAAACTCATTAAAGAGTATCTGCATGCACATTTTGACGAAAATGTTACGTTGGAGCAGCTGGAGAATGAAGCGGGTATCAGCAGATTTCATCTTGTACGTCTATTTAAGAAATGGAGTCATCTGCCTCCGCACGCTTATCAGATTTTGCTGAGAATCAATCATGCAAAGCTGGAATTGACCAAGCAGCGACCAATATCCGAAATTGCAGCAGAAGTGGGCTTTTATGACCAGAGTCACTTTTCGAAAGCATTTGTCAAAATCGTTGGGGCAACGCCGCAAAAATATGCTTTGTCTATTTGA
- a CDS encoding tautomerase family protein, translated as MPFIRVSYMENQYGKEQLPIISQAIMNALIQHFNVPEDDYFQVFHSHKESEFYFSRNYLNIERSNGLLYIQITLKSGRSTEQKKSFYAKLAERLSNTLNMRKEDVFVVLVDTEFEDWTFGNGVAQMIERPDN; from the coding sequence TTGCCATTCATCAGAGTAAGTTACATGGAAAACCAATATGGGAAAGAGCAATTGCCCATCATAAGCCAGGCGATTATGAATGCACTAATTCAGCATTTTAACGTGCCGGAAGATGATTACTTTCAAGTTTTCCATTCACACAAAGAAAGCGAGTTTTATTTTAGCCGGAATTACTTAAATATAGAGCGAAGTAACGGGCTGCTCTATATTCAAATTACGCTCAAATCCGGAAGAAGCACCGAGCAGAAAAAAAGCTTTTACGCAAAGTTAGCCGAACGATTATCAAATACGCTTAACATGAGGAAAGAAGACGTTTTCGTCGTACTGGTCGATACGGAATTCGAGGACTGGACATTCGGTAACGGCGTAGCACAAATGATCGAACGTCCAGACAACTAG
- a CDS encoding DUF1129 family protein, whose protein sequence is MLNKKNKTLLNEMRFYIQSSFAIPDTKASEILNELEDHLLMAQREGKSFEQIFGQDPKSYCNEIIKELPKSSKWEQIKTIAPLVPLLLIWRFLNGFSGHLTIPLYENIVYLALSLALSYVLFTILRAGSFSSKRISFWMMYGLGTIISLVYVGFFLVSDRILPAEPHLILHDGAAYITATVSLVIILYSLFGALLKKKR, encoded by the coding sequence ATGTTGAACAAAAAAAATAAAACCCTCTTAAACGAAATGAGATTCTACATTCAGAGTAGTTTTGCCATACCGGATACCAAAGCTAGTGAGATCCTAAATGAACTCGAAGATCATTTATTAATGGCTCAGCGTGAGGGGAAATCGTTCGAACAAATCTTTGGCCAAGATCCTAAGTCCTATTGTAATGAGATCATCAAGGAGCTCCCTAAATCATCGAAATGGGAACAAATAAAAACAATAGCACCCCTAGTTCCTTTGCTTCTTATTTGGCGTTTTCTAAACGGTTTCAGTGGACACCTAACCATTCCGCTATATGAGAATATCGTGTATTTAGCACTCTCACTAGCTTTGTCCTATGTTTTATTCACTATTCTTCGTGCTGGTTCTTTCTCCTCTAAGCGTATATCTTTCTGGATGATGTACGGACTAGGAACGATCATTTCGCTCGTATATGTTGGATTCTTTCTTGTGTCCGATCGTATACTACCTGCTGAACCACATCTCATTCTTCATGATGGCGCTGCTTATATTACCGCTACAGTCAGCCTTGTCATCATTCTCTATTCGTTGTTTGGTGCACTTCTGAAAAAGAAACGTTAA
- a CDS encoding M56 family metallopeptidase, with product MFPSIFETMLYLLLGCIINIVGVLTGRWSSKLGYTSEITGAILAIGFIFYQQGFPEGFIHFAFVSAGYLSMSLLMTGQGKYSELMEEVIQLEVEEIGIIRNNQRILGELGISILVFAGATLFLIYGPEYSLLKYFIVYGLLIAITEMIKRLVIYFTTSLYFSKQQGNLYIISRLNSRKFSIKDIQEITIESTVDLLKLHPYLTLFTSNTDFTTSFNKVLRLQLPGETVYLTIKETEKWRTELGSEMKFESTIENEVSVLPFYHKRNIKRLLGKFYFAVTVKGVSAYTGMILLLYTFRTPAWLMVSIAIIYWLFNIYISDRVLKVAMDAKVATDPKVISAAEKVFAKAGIPNVKVYETDSAQYNGLATGMNIGRSMVTLTTATLKLPIDAIEGILAHEAVHVKKRDILYGQLYRILLMLIMVVALLIIFKQVSDIEALAIPLFFSVWLLIILFPVFQSFCSQLMEVRADHLGASFLDGGTMQMANSLATLAASQDEAMKKTAEYSMKKNDLKEIKSSLARSPWFLRFMEFQIMDHPPMYWRVTTLRAHGHKWGKEIRRRWWIDRFKESFTK from the coding sequence ATGTTCCCAAGTATTTTTGAAACTATGTTATATCTATTATTAGGTTGTATTATTAATATTGTTGGTGTCTTAACTGGAAGATGGAGTAGTAAATTGGGTTATACAAGTGAAATTACCGGAGCTATTTTAGCAATTGGATTTATCTTTTATCAACAGGGCTTTCCAGAAGGTTTCATTCATTTTGCGTTTGTTTCGGCTGGGTACTTATCAATGTCTCTTTTAATGACTGGTCAGGGAAAGTATAGCGAGTTAATGGAAGAAGTCATCCAACTAGAAGTCGAGGAAATAGGGATTATTCGAAATAATCAACGGATACTTGGGGAATTAGGAATTTCAATCCTTGTATTTGCTGGTGCCACCTTATTTTTGATATACGGACCGGAATATAGCCTATTAAAATATTTTATTGTATATGGGTTGCTCATTGCAATTACCGAAATGATTAAACGTCTTGTGATATATTTTACAACTAGCCTCTATTTTTCTAAACAACAAGGCAACTTATATATCATTTCCCGCTTGAACTCAAGAAAATTTTCAATCAAAGATATACAGGAGATAACCATTGAATCAACGGTAGACCTGTTAAAGCTTCATCCCTATCTCACCCTATTCACATCAAATACCGACTTCACAACTAGCTTTAACAAAGTGCTGCGACTTCAATTACCAGGAGAAACAGTATACCTGACAATTAAAGAAACAGAAAAGTGGAGAACCGAATTGGGTTCAGAAATGAAATTTGAAAGTACTATTGAAAATGAGGTTTCCGTTCTGCCATTCTATCATAAACGGAATATCAAACGGCTCCTAGGCAAGTTCTATTTTGCGGTAACAGTAAAGGGGGTATCCGCTTATACTGGAATGATATTACTCTTATATACCTTTAGAACTCCTGCGTGGTTGATGGTTAGTATAGCGATTATTTATTGGTTATTTAATATATATATATCTGATCGTGTACTAAAGGTTGCCATGGATGCTAAGGTTGCAACCGATCCTAAAGTGATATCAGCAGCTGAAAAGGTATTTGCTAAAGCTGGTATTCCAAACGTGAAAGTTTATGAAACTGACTCCGCACAATACAACGGGCTAGCAACAGGTATGAATATTGGACGGTCAATGGTGACTTTAACAACCGCTACATTAAAATTGCCCATAGATGCTATTGAAGGTATATTAGCCCACGAAGCAGTTCATGTGAAGAAGAGAGATATCCTGTATGGGCAACTGTATAGAATTCTATTAATGTTAATTATGGTTGTTGCACTTTTAATTATCTTCAAACAAGTTTCTGATATTGAAGCTTTAGCTATTCCTTTATTTTTTTCAGTTTGGTTACTCATAATTCTATTTCCAGTATTTCAATCATTTTGTTCTCAATTGATGGAAGTAAGGGCAGATCATCTAGGCGCTTCATTTCTTGATGGAGGAACGATGCAAATGGCTAATAGCTTAGCGACTCTTGCTGCATCCCAAGATGAAGCGATGAAAAAAACTGCAGAGTATAGTATGAAGAAAAATGATCTGAAAGAAATAAAGTCCTCTCTTGCAAGGTCACCTTGGTTCTTAAGGTTCATGGAATTTCAAATAATGGATCACCCACCGATGTACTGGCGAGTAACTACATTAAGAGCTCATGGTCATAAATGGGGAAAAGAAATTCGTAGACGTTGGTGGATCGACCGATTTAAGGAGTCATTTACAAAGTGA
- a CDS encoding carboxymuconolactone decarboxylase family protein encodes MKHRKIKSTARESFGDIAPAFVRYSEEVLFGDVWRREQLSLRERSLLTISALVAGGLTEQLSYHLRLANENGLTEVELIEALTHLAFYAGWPRAASAIQVAKEVFEEKT; translated from the coding sequence ATGAAGCATCGAAAAATCAAATCAACTGCCCGAGAATCATTTGGGGATATTGCACCTGCTTTCGTGCGCTATTCGGAAGAAGTACTGTTCGGGGACGTGTGGAGAAGAGAACAATTATCGCTTCGGGAACGCAGTCTCCTTACGATATCAGCGCTAGTCGCCGGAGGACTTACAGAACAGCTTTCATATCATCTCCGCCTTGCAAATGAGAACGGTCTGACCGAAGTAGAGTTGATCGAAGCGTTGACGCATCTCGCGTTTTACGCTGGATGGCCGCGAGCCGCGTCGGCGATTCAAGTTGCGAAGGAAGTATTCGAGGAGAAGACATAA
- a CDS encoding PadR family transcriptional regulator, whose protein sequence is MLVFTQMVRGVLEGCLLAVIDEEETYGYEIMEKLALSGFVFAKEGSIYPLLLRLEKENIVASTLRPSASGPNRKYYRLTLKGEQQLQLFRGNWHELSNAVNSIIEKE, encoded by the coding sequence ATGCTCGTGTTCACTCAAATGGTTAGAGGGGTGCTTGAGGGATGCCTTCTTGCAGTCATTGATGAAGAGGAAACGTACGGATATGAAATTATGGAGAAACTCGCTCTTAGTGGCTTCGTGTTCGCGAAGGAAGGGAGCATCTACCCACTCTTACTTCGTCTAGAGAAAGAAAATATTGTGGCAAGTACACTACGCCCCTCTGCTTCGGGACCTAACCGCAAATACTATCGCCTAACTCTTAAAGGAGAACAGCAGCTTCAATTATTCCGTGGAAATTGGCACGAACTAAGTAATGCGGTAAATAGTATTATTGAAAAGGAGTGA